In uncultured Desulfuromonas sp., the genomic stretch AGGCCACTGACAAAGTTGTTGACGATATTTTGCAGACCAAATCCGATCCCGATGCCGAGGGCACCGGCAATGACGGCAAAGCTTTGCAGGCCGATGCCCAGGGATCCCAGCGTTAGTAACAGGCCACAGGAGATGATGATGTAGTGGAGCAGGGTTTTCAGGGAATCGCGCAAGCCACTATCCATATAGCGCGGTCCGACAATTTCGACATCAAACAACGAACGCATGAACCAGGAGAGACTGAACGCCAGGTACATGATCATCACCACCATGATCACGGTGCTCAGCGTCAGCTCAACTTCGCCAACGGTGATTCCAAAATCTTTGACCGCCAACCAGGTGGTGGTTACGCTGTCACTGCCACCCCAGATCTGTACGGTATAGAGCATGCCGTAAATGAACAGTGCGCCGACGATAAAATGATTGATGCGGCGGGCGAGGCGGGAGCCGAAAATCTTGAAAAACTTCCAGCTTTGCACCCACGGGTGGCCGAGGAGATAGTCAATACCGCCTTGAGTGAGGCGCATGACCATATACACCATCAGCAGCACAAAGACGGTTTTGATGGCCGAGTCGACCAGACGCAAGGACAGGGTACTGTAACCGCCGAGCTGAGCAATTAGGGAAATGGTTAACACAATAATCCCGATGCGCTGTCCGATGATCAGCTGCCAGGAGTCTTTGTTGCGGCGACTCAGCAGGCACATCCGGGCCAGCAGAGGAATGCCGATCAGGGACAGGACCACCAGGTAAAGACGTAAAAACGGTAACGGCAGGCCAATCACCTGCAGAAACATGGAGATCAGATAGATGAAGGCCAATAGCCAGACCAGCATGGCGTGGCGACGTTCCGGTACAATCCCGGCCACGAGGATGCTGGCGGCAATGACGCTGATCACCAGCAGATAAAAAGTCCATGCTAAGGGCGGTGCCTTATACAGTGGACTGAGGGTGGCAAAGGCGACAAATAAACCGGCGGCCCAGGGATGACGGAACAGGATGTTCCATTGGGAGGCATCATCCTTTTTACGATGCTTGCGTAGGTTGAACGCTAAGACCAGAGCAAGGATCACTTGCATGACCGTGACCCACCAATAGTCATGGAGATAGCTTTCACGGTACCACTGCACCAGGTTGAAATTATCTTTGGCCTGCTGGCTGAGTTCGATGTTGAACTGCTGATAAAAGTCACTGCTGGCAAAGGATCGGGCGGTTTTTTTGAAAATTTGCGCGCGCAGGTTTTTCAGTGCCGTATCGATTTGGCGCACCGTGGCTTCGTTGCCGTCCTGAATCAGAACCATCTGTTGTTGCACGGCAATGAGTTTGCCGCTGGCATCGGCAATGAGTTTGAGCAGAGTGGTAATTTTTCCCGCAGCGCGGTCAAATTCTCCGGCGGGAAATTCGGTGTTCTCTTTGGTCAGATAGGCTTTCCATTCTGCCCAGAATGTTTTGCGTTGTTGCCATTGGTTGCGCAAGTTATCAAGCGTGGTCAACTTTGTGGAAAGTGTGTCAAAAATGGTTTTGAGATTGCTAAGCTGGCCAATGAGGACACTGCGTGTTTCCAAAAGCCGTTCAAAACTCCATAGTTCCGGATCGCCCAATTCCTTGATGCGTTGATCAAGGGCTTTCTGACGATCCATCACTTTGTCGAGATTGTCTTTGGTCTGTTCCAGCGTCGTGATTTCATCAAGCTGTGTTGTGATTGCGGCGGTGTTGTTGTTAAGTGTCGCCAAGCGTGAAACGATTTCAGAAACGCCGGGGAACACCGTTGCTTGTGCTGCGGAATCTGCTGTTTCGTCCGGGGACGGCGCAGTCTGCTCGCTCACGTATCCCGTAGCGGAGCCGTTGTTTTCCGGACTGGCCCAGCATGGGGAAAAAAATAGAGTGAAGATTAAACAATGAATAATAAAGAAAAGGGGGCGCACCATGGGCTCCTTGGTTGTTCTCGGGTTGATGGATGAGCGAAACATCAGTTTTTATTCTACCTTGAATTCGCGCGCGAGAGAACCGTTGGTGCACAAAAAAGCCCCCGTCATCCGAAAATGACGGGGGCATCTGTTCCAGACGAGGTAACGAGCCTAGAACCGATAGCTTACCGATGTGTTAAGCAAGTAGAGTTCGCCATCGTAGTCATCACCAAGGTAGGCTTCACCATCTTCAACCCAGCGGTAGAAACCGCTGACGGCAAGAGTCAATGCCGCGTTGAAGCGATATTCCGCTCCCAAGGTCAGGTCCAGAGTCTCATAATCGAGATCGGAATAATCATCCGATCCGCTGTAATCAAGGTAGCTCATCATGATGGTCTGGGTGTAAGGGAGATCATTGGCGTCGAGATAGGCCAGATAGTCCGCTTCCGACATGCCGGACAAGACGTAATCCACATAGTTTTCATAGTAGATATTGTCGCCAAAGTTGGGGTTGTCGGCAGATGCTTCCGCTTTGGTCAGGGTCAGGTCACCACTGAGAGTCAGCTTGTTCGTAGCCTGATAGGTGGTGGACAGGTAGAGCACCTGAGCCGTGGTGTCGTAATCGACATTGTCATAAACCGAAGCGATTTGTTCGCCCATACTTTCTGAGAAACAACCGACATAAAGTGCCGTGGCATATTTGCTGGTGGTTTTACCGTATTGGTAATCGTAACCAGCACTGAACGTCAGTTTTTCGGTCGGCATCATGAAGATACTGACACCGGCATTCCAACTGTTGTTCTCCCAATCATTGTACGCTTCATCATTCTCTTCAAAGGTGTATTGGCCGTTGACGCTCAACGAGAAAATGTCGTTGGGGGTCCAGGTGCCACTGGCTTTGAACTGATGATGGTTTTCAGCGACATTGCTGCCGGAGGTCGTGCGGTTCCAGCTGCGCAGAACTTCATAAAACGGTGAGTTGGTGGTCATGTCCAGCGGATCGGGATCGCTGTCCAGCAGTTGGGTCCAACCGTATTGATTCAAATCGTTGTAGCCCAAACCGTTGCTGAAGCTGAACGGAGTGTCCGCGTGTTCATAGGTGTATTTGGCACGCAGATTGACCGAAGACATCGGGCGTGAGCTGATGCCCAACTCAAAGGTGTTATAGGTTGTTTCTTCGTCGTCAAGGTAGGCTTCATCGCGCAGGCTACTGTCATACTCTTTGTAATTGCCGTTGTCGCGATCGACCACTTTATACGTATAGGCTCCGGTCAGCATAGTACCGGCACCGAGGACGTAAGACGCATCCAGGCCTGTTTCGAAGACGTCGCGGCTGGCGCTGGAAGGACGGGTGTAGTTGAAGTCAGATACTGGAATGGTGTCGGCACCAAACACGATCGAAGTATCAGCCGTGTATGACGTCATATCCACATACAGATCATCGCTGTCGATTTCATACTGCTTGGCATACGCTTTGAGACGCAGCCCGGCAATGCTCCGATTGCTGGCACTGAAAAACAGGGTGTCGGAATCGTATTCCAGATCGTTGTAATTGTTTTTCGTATCGGCACTGACATAGCTGCCGTACAGTGTGGTTGCGCTGGCCGCATCGTAGCGCAGTTTCACCGTATCCATTTTCTTTTCAATGTCTGCGGTGATACCGATTTCCTGGGACTCGTTTTCGAACAGCAAACGGTCATAATAGGGTTTGGCGATATCGTCGTAGTAATAGTCATTGTCGACGCGACCTTCGTGCGCATAGTCGTCGCTCCGGTTGTCGAATTCGCGCTCGGTGTGGAAATAGCTGGCGGTCAGCCCGGCCATTTTAAAGGTGGCACCGATGCTGACTTCTTCCGTGGTCTGGTCGATTTCCTGACCAACGGCAACGGTATGACACGGTGTGCATTGACCCGTCATCAGCGTGCTTTGCTGCCAGCCGTGTTTTTCCTCATGGCTGAATTTCACTTCAGGAACCAGGTAGGGAAATGCCGGCAGTTGCAGTTTGGCACTGGCTTCATGTTTACGGCGTTCGATCATGTAGTCGCGGCCTTGATCCAGATCGTTAAAGGTTGCAGTTTGCAGACCTTCGAGGCCGACTTTTCCTGCTCCGGTGAGCAGGGGAACCGCATTGGCTGCGATGATGCCATCGTAAATATCGTGTTCGCCACCGGCATTGATACTCGGTTCAAAGCTGCCGTAACCGGGAGTACCCGCCGTTGCCGACAGATGCGGTTTGTCCTCAAACAGCAGGTCATGGCGTAAGCGATGAATGAACTTTTGATAGTTGTACTTTGCCCGCAGCACTCGCTTGATATCGAAACGTGCCGATCCTTCACTCTCTTCTTCGTCGGTGTACTGACCTTCGAGTTCTATGCCGACACCGTTTTGGCGGACATCGAGTTCAAGACCGCCGCCGATGGAAGAATCCATGGATTCATATTCGGCGGTTTTATTCAGACTGTCATCACTGCTGACTCCGGTGTAGCCCAGATTGATGGATGCTTCTGACCAGTCGGCTGCAAAGCCACTGGTTGCCATCATCAGGACCGCGATGGATGCCAACAAAACATAGGTACGTAACTGTTTCATAATATTACAGGCCTCCTTGTTGGCTATCGCGTCAAACGGCTACCGCCGCCCGGGGTGTAGAGAGAGGGCAGATCGGAACCGTGGACACTTGGGTGACATTGACTACAACGCGTCATCATGGCCATTTGCATGGCATGCTTGTCATCGATGCCTGAACCGGTGATTTTGTTCAGGATGCCCTGAGCACTGGTGCCAATGGCAGCCTTTGCTGGATCCGAATCCGAAGCATACTGCGCATATTCAGCCAATGCGTCCGTGTTGGGACGGAAATTGGTATGGAAATGCAGCTCATGACATTGCAGGCACAGGAACGGCTCACTCTGTTTAATCAGATTGTCAGCCACAGTGCCGTGGGGGTTATGACAAATGGTGCAGTCTTCCATGACCGGCGCATGTTCGAAAGCAAACGGCCCGGACTGATCCATGTGGCAGGTCAGGCACAGCTCGTTTTTGCGTTCGTCAGTACGCAGCATGGGGCGGGTTTGGCTACCATGAGGGTTGTGACAGTCGCTGCAACCCATTTTGCCTTCTTTTACCGGGTGATGATTGGGCATGTGCATCTTGGCACGCACATCCTGATGGCAGCTGTAGCACAGCTCGTCTTCCGGTTTACTGAGCATGGCTTTGTTGGCGCCATCGTCATGGACGGTGTGACAGTCTGTACAGCCGATGCCGTAAGCGGCATGGGTGGAATGGTTCCACTCCATGGTTTCACCCTCGGTATGACAGTTTTGGCAGATCGCTGATGCCTGGGCGGCATTGAGCGAGCCAAAGCTGAGGATTTTTTCCGTATCCCCTTCGTCAATGTGCTGGCTGGCCGGTCCGTGGCAGGATTCGCAGCCCTGATTGTCCATACTGTTGGCCAGATATTCAAAATCGGCCAACAAATTGTGGATGTTGTGTTCAAAGGCCTGTCCCAATTCCTCGTGACAGTCGAGACAAGCGCTTGAGCCCACGGATTGGGCGTCGGCGATCTGGGGGATCGTCGCGTCCAGTTGTGTTCCCGGTTGAGAGCAGGCGCACAGCATTGCCAGTAGCAAGGCGCTGATCCCACCGACAACAACACGGTTGTAACGGTGTTTCTTCATGTTTCTCTCCTTCTTCCATGATTGTGTACGTTTCTACTATAGGCAGAGACTATAGTAGAGAGAATGAAATACGATGGAAGATAGCGCCTTGATCTGGCCAAGTCCAATTCAAAAAAACAATTCGTCTTTATGAGGAAATTGACAATTGTTATGGTCTTATAATAATTCTGTTGCCTCTATAAGAACAACTTCTGCAGACGGGTGTTTGAGGGTAAAGTATCGATAATGTTAATGGTATTTGGAAGTGTTATATGGATTCAGAGCTCTTAGCCGTGTTTGATATAATATTAATTACTAGGTAGTATTTTAAACGAAAACGTGTTGCGCTTTTTTTTTCAGTGTGTATGATAGCTGCATCAAGGTGTGAGAGGGCGCGGATTGGAGACAGATGGAACGTCTGCCATACCACGCCTCTGACATCGTTTTTCAATTCAACCTCAAGGAGGAATACACATGAAAAGAGGGATCTCACTGTCGTTGCTTTCAGTTGTACTGATTGTGCTTTGCGCTTCACTGGCACTTGCATCCGCCGAAGCGGAATTGCGTGGATTGGCGCAAGGAATGTTTAAGCCTATTCCCCAAACAGCACCACAACTGAAAGGCAATGCGGCCACTGCAGACAAAGTTCGGTTGGGCCACATGCTTTATTTTGAGCCGCGTTTGTCGGCTTCTCAACTGATCAGCTGTCAGACCTGTCACAATGTTGGCCTTGCTGGAGCAGACTTGCAGGAAACTTCAACTGGTCACGGCTGGCAAAAAGGGCCGCGCAATGCGCCGACAACCTATAATGCTGTTTTCAATACAGCTCAGTTCTGGGATGGCCGTGCCAAAGACCTGGCTGAACAGGCGA encodes the following:
- a CDS encoding GSU2204 family CXXCH-containing (seleno)protein codes for the protein MKQLRTYVLLASIAVLMMATSGFAADWSEASINLGYTGVSSDDSLNKTAEYESMDSSIGGGLELDVRQNGVGIELEGQYTDEEESEGSARFDIKRVLRAKYNYQKFIHRLRHDLLFEDKPHLSATAGTPGYGSFEPSINAGGEHDIYDGIIAANAVPLLTGAGKVGLEGLQTATFNDLDQGRDYMIERRKHEASAKLQLPAFPYLVPEVKFSHEEKHGWQQSTLMTGQCTPCHTVAVGQEIDQTTEEVSIGATFKMAGLTASYFHTEREFDNRSDDYAHEGRVDNDYYYDDIAKPYYDRLLFENESQEIGITADIEKKMDTVKLRYDAASATTLYGSYVSADTKNNYNDLEYDSDTLFFSASNRSIAGLRLKAYAKQYEIDSDDLYVDMTSYTADTSIVFGADTIPVSDFNYTRPSSASRDVFETGLDASYVLGAGTMLTGAYTYKVVDRDNGNYKEYDSSLRDEAYLDDEETTYNTFELGISSRPMSSVNLRAKYTYEHADTPFSFSNGLGYNDLNQYGWTQLLDSDPDPLDMTTNSPFYEVLRSWNRTTSGSNVAENHHQFKASGTWTPNDIFSLSVNGQYTFEENDEAYNDWENNSWNAGVSIFMMPTEKLTFSAGYDYQYGKTTSKYATALYVGCFSESMGEQIASVYDNVDYDTTAQVLYLSTTYQATNKLTLSGDLTLTKAEASADNPNFGDNIYYENYVDYVLSGMSEADYLAYLDANDLPYTQTIMMSYLDYSGSDDYSDLDYETLDLTLGAEYRFNAALTLAVSGFYRWVEDGEAYLGDDYDGELYLLNTSVSYRF
- a CDS encoding GSU2203 family decaheme c-type cytochrome: MKKHRYNRVVVGGISALLLAMLCACSQPGTQLDATIPQIADAQSVGSSACLDCHEELGQAFEHNIHNLLADFEYLANSMDNQGCESCHGPASQHIDEGDTEKILSFGSLNAAQASAICQNCHTEGETMEWNHSTHAAYGIGCTDCHTVHDDGANKAMLSKPEDELCYSCHQDVRAKMHMPNHHPVKEGKMGCSDCHNPHGSQTRPMLRTDERKNELCLTCHMDQSGPFAFEHAPVMEDCTICHNPHGTVADNLIKQSEPFLCLQCHELHFHTNFRPNTDALAEYAQYASDSDPAKAAIGTSAQGILNKITGSGIDDKHAMQMAMMTRCSQCHPSVHGSDLPSLYTPGGGSRLTR